A stretch of the Aegilops tauschii subsp. strangulata cultivar AL8/78 chromosome 4, Aet v6.0, whole genome shotgun sequence genome encodes the following:
- the LOC109754807 gene encoding putative lipid-binding protein AIR1B, whose product MASRTFSAACLLALLVANTFLAGHACGSCKHKTPPPASPSPPPPSPSTTPCPPPSSGGGGTSCPTDTLKLGACANVLGLVNVGVGKPPSGGGDKCCSLLGGLADLEAAVCLCTALKANVLGIVLNIPVKLSLLLNYCGKTAPKGFQCA is encoded by the coding sequence ATGGCGTCCAGGACCTTCTCGGCGGCATGCCTGCTGGCGCTGCTGGTGGCCAACACGTTCCTCGCGGGCCACGCGTGCGGCAGCTGCAAGCACAAAaccccgccgccggcctccccgtCCCCGCCCCCACCATCGCCGTCTACGACGCCGTGCCCACCGCCTTCGTCAGGCGGCGGCGGCACGTCGTGCCCCACGGACACACTGAAGCTGGGCGCCTGCGCCAACGTGCTGGGCTTGGTGAACGTGGGCGTCGGCAAGCCccccagcggcggcggcgacaagTGCTGCAGCCTCCTCGGCGGCCTGGCCGACCTCGAGGCCGCCGTGTGCCTCTGCACCGCGCTCAAGGCCAACGTCCTCGGCATCGTCCTCAACATCCCCGTCAAGCTCAGCCTCCTCCTCAACTACTGCGGCAAGACCGCCCCCAAGGGCTTCCAGTGCGCTTAA